The sequence GTACtgtaatcaaatatatcaaataacacGAAAGTAACGTTCTTCGTTGATGCCAAATATCGTTTTGTATATCGTTTACGTCATAATAATTGGATCgcgaaaataatgtaatgtcAAATGTAATTGAGATCATTGCATCATATGTCATATTTAACACAACATTTGtcagataataattaactaatcTGCAAGTAatgatattaaacaataataaatcttgaatTGACAACTGttgaattcatataaaaaatttcttagatAGACGTGAccattaaaaagatttaaaaatacactgAAATTATATCATCATATCTATCAAAGATAATCTTTCAAATCTTTATTgttcgaaaaatttcaaatatcataTACATCAACTTCCTTCTCCAGTAACGGCCACgtgataaatcattattttaaaggtTATCATACTtcaacgaaaaaataaattaattaattgactgAATTGGatgtgtgaaaataaattgcgttCGTTGATTTGAGAAATGCTGCTTTTGTAAAAAGGAGTTTGCATTGCATGATAACACGGTGTAGtgaacataataataagacaTAATAACGATGTCtttaacatacatacatagcaAAATGTATTGTATGTTTCTTTATAAACGAGAAATAAACATGTatggaatttaattaactataCTTAATTGTATGAAGTCAACAAGTATTTTTCTGGATTCGAACAATTGTTATCTTGCcccaaattattttatgctgcTGACataaaaactgttttttttaaaagagtaGAGCAGATATATCCAAGGataattgatgataaaaataactcaGTACATACTTCCGGATAAATATCCTTACAACAGTAATTATAACAGCGACTGCCACGGTCTTTTTCACACATCGactagatctttttttttttgtatgactAAAATATGCAGAGTTCTTCATGTGGAATTCACTCTATGGAATTTTCACTTAAGATTttctattacaatataatgtaaaaaaaatcaaaagtggcaatcaaaataattccttctttgatttttttctaaggAAAAGTCgacttcaaattttaatcaaagaatCTTATTAAAACAACATCTATTAATTTGAGAATGTTTTACGTCATGCAACAAAGCATAAAGAACGGACAGATAGACATTTGAAAATGAATAGGTCGTTTATTTTACGTGGAGACCATTTGCCAGTAATTTTTACgaagaaaaatactttatgaATTTAAACTAGCGTACGGACTAGAAAGGTAAGCAAGTGGAAAAAGAGAAACCGAGGCATTGCATACATAGAGTAGACAGGAaggttgaaaatatttacaataatattttccttagACCCATTATGTGTTCATTAATCATTGTCAATATTGTTGACGTTAAATattaacgaatatatatacaatttatgcaCCAATAAACTGATAGTAGAAAATTTCCATGCTTgtgttgaaattatttttaatgacagtAATGCCGATTGTATAGTGAGATATTATAGGTTGATTGCGCAATGGTATGAATCATCCAAACTTCAGAcacagtatatttattattctgacAATAATGCTAActtacaaagagaaaaatatgttttcgcTTCGAGGAAAGGAAAAGTAATCTGTGGAGGCATTCGTAACATTTCTGTCACTCGAAACCGAAAGGAGGAAATTATAGTAGTATGATGTAATCATGACTTCGCACCATTTTATAGATGACGTGACAGTCTCGCGATGAGATTTCTGCCtccttgaaatttttatgatatccgCAAACATTAGGCGCATTTTGCCAGCGAAAAAAACGTACGATGAACGCAGGGTGTGTTTATCATACGTTGACGATTTATGAACGTGCCACGATATATTATCTGATACATACGAAAATATACTCTCTTTATCTTCCTTCTCGTATCGCGGGTATTATTTGAAGAGAAAAAGTATAAGCTATATACGTACACACATTGCGGACGGGGTGTATTATTAAGCTTCTCCTTATTCTATCCACAGTCGCTAGTAATAGCGGCTTATACTGCTAGGCTAGGGATATATCTATAGATAATACGCGTTCTTTTGTAGTCTATAATAGGGAGTTGACCCGGATCGATCTAAAAACGTTTTAGACCGATCCCCGGGGGCCTTCAACCGCGCCGACGACCTGCATCTTTTCGAATCGCTAAAGaggttttataaaatcaatatttgttgTCACTTCTCCgattagcaattttttttaaatttggcgaaaaaataataaaatataagtatacgGAATGTGTTGATAAGTTAAAATAAGTGAgagataaatatcttattagtagaagagtaaaaataaatatttatataaaagttatgcatcttttaaattttttccaagagCTTTCtggagataaatttttatttttacatctattttaattttcttttttataaataaaatatattataataataaaaacaaaaatactaatatatattaatatgattaattatatattattactaatataattaaataataataaactaatataattaatgcaaaaaatgtttagattttatttgacGTGATTCGAGAATgcgatttaatttgaaaaggaatttaaatatctgaaatgAAATTTGCTATTACAtcctgtaatttttataagttaaagAACTAAAGcagtaaattgtaaaataatgcgagagcattttttttctatccctTATCAGAATTGTTTTATCaatcaaagaatataaaaaactaataataatcatttaagcACGTGAAACTTTAGTAAGGATGACTAATGAAGGTAGACTTgtagaaagaaagattaataatctGAAAGCCGGCAAAAGAGAGGAACACAACGGTCTGCAGTgagtttatgaatatatatgtgtatttatatatagtcatATAACTACAGTTCTTTACTGATATAATTTTCCTTCGATTCAAGTCAAGCGCGAATTTCGTTCGCACGGACGAATAAATTCGCTATCTCTccatagatagataaatagaaaagttACCTGTGCCGTGATCGGATGATTCGTGTGTTGTGTGTGCGTGCTCGTCCTAGTTGGCGGTGCGTGCAGCCAACAACACATCGCGGCGCAAATGAGGAGAGCCCCGGCAACTATGCAGGCGACACCGACGTAACGCACTGGTTCGACATAGTTCTCCGCTAAACCCAACCAGTTTATGAGAGCTCCGACGCAAAGGAGAACCATACCGTATCGGTACGGGCGCTGCGATCTCCGAGATTCCTCCAAAGACATAGCTGAAAATCATGGAAATTGTTATAGAAAAGATTCCTTTACGTATAACATTTCGTAGGAGTTtctcgcaaaaaaaagaataaatatcattaagaGAGCAAAACATGTTTTAATAtcagagacaaaaaaaaaaatgttggtgcaatatcaaaaaaatcccGATTGATTAGGCGTTGTTAAAAACTAGTCTACAATAGACGAAGAAATGCCGTCATCCATCACTTAATTCGAAGGTAGTgacatttatgaatataaattggatggtttcatttaatattgaatgatgTTAGTACAGCTGTCAAATGTGTACTAATGTGGTGGcctataaatttaatagcgcatatataatatttaatctaaaatgcGTTCCAAATGTTATggtatatagaattataaccaaaaaattgcaagtaaaaaatagaattgtcACActgctattaaaatataattatccgaCAAGTACCAATTCTTATCATAAGATTTTGAGCTCTAATGATAGAGCAAAGTAGAAATGGTTGATTGACTTATTCAATCcgattttacgatatttaatgtataaatagatCTCTTCTAATACTCTTCATTCGACGATTTACATAAAGTTTAAGATTAGTTATCATTTCTAGTCGAGAGTATCAAGCTGTCGAATCTATTCAAATCAATATATCTCTGAAGCCTGCAGAAATGTCCGTtagaaatgaaagagagagagagagagagagatttgttGAAGATTTATATGATTGATAGTTCAACGGCGATTAATGTATTTCGCGGAATAACGGCAAATGATTTCTACACGAAAGACATACACGAGTTTCTCGTTTGAAAGATGGGTCAACCGTGTCACGTTGAGTTTTATTGAcgcaaattgcaattttattaagcaGCGTTTGCGTTCACAATATTGACGAAAGCAGAAAATGTTTGCCGCCAGCATCTTGATAAAAAACACGCCACTTTCCAAAGTAGgctattctttataaaactcCGTTAGTCATTCGTCTTTGTGGATATCAAAAAGGGTGACAAGTATAACGTCGAGAATTAGGTGAGCGATAATGTCTTTCTAAAATTAGCATGCGGGCATGTTTCGATACATTTTTGTCTTGTGGagatttactattttattactattccGACgagtaatatatacataaaggcATTGGCAATTAAAACTGTTAAATAGAAGACAATAAACACATACACGCATGCACACGAACATtacatcttaaaaatttaataaacttactTTACTtggtataataaaaagttaaactctttttgagaatataaatataaattaaaatatatgagaattttacttaaaaacgAGGATACTAGTCTCACGTCAGCAAATCCAGAAttgtagtaaaattattttagtgttGAAAATTGCTGTTACGTTATCAACACTCGCATAATGTCACGAAAATGCATCCAACTGCATACATGAGAATCATCGAGATATGATTCTATTCGAATTTTCATCGCCGAATTAATAAGTTAT is a genomic window of Cataglyphis hispanica isolate Lineage 1 chromosome 5, ULB_Chis1_1.0, whole genome shotgun sequence containing:
- the LOC126849798 gene encoding uncharacterized protein LOC126849798 isoform X2 produces the protein MSLEESRRSQRPYRYGMVLLCVGALINWLGLAENYVEPVRYVGVACIVAGALLICAAMCCWLHAPPTRTSTHTQHTNHPITAQIDDPIHVISIEEPSALSRQKPPDYEAVTDAPPSYDDAIKLNPSQLVRLSNGSTPPLSSGQIIPTTISIVSPTLTPPPPYAR